The nucleotide sequence CTGCCATCTGAGCTGGGCTTAATCGCTTCCTGAGAAGTCTGAGCGATTGCTAACCGTAACCTGAATCCGAGTGAGCCCCGTCACCACGCATCTGAAAACTCCCCTTAACGCAAAAAGGCACTCCCCAGAAGAGGAGTGCCTTTCATTAGGTTCTCAGACTAGCTGAGCAGTCGAGGACTAACCGATGATTTCGGGAGCCTCAGCCGCTGCCAAGTCGAGGGGGAAGTTGTGAGCATTACGCTCGTGCATCACTTCCNNNGTGCAGACCGATGGCGTTGGAGGAAGGCACCACCGCACCGTAGATGATGTTGTTGCCGTACATCAAGGAGCCAGCGACGGGCTCACGGATGCCGTCGATGTCAACGGGAGGTGCAGCAATAAAGGCGATAACGAAGCAAGTGGTCGCTGCCAGCAGGGTGGGGATCATCAACACGCCGAACCAGCCCACATACAGGCGGTTTTCGGTGCTGGTCACCCACTGACAGAACTGTTCCCAAAGGGAAGCAGATGTCTGTTGTTGAAGTGTCGTAGTCATTATCAAAAATGAGTGCAGTTTACAAATGCCCTGTCCAAGCTAAGGACATAGGCGAGAAAGTGTATGTATGACTATAAATTAACGAATGTGTAACGGAATGTAAACCATCGTTCGATAGAGTTCGTTTATAGATCTCATCCGCGCTCATTAGGACTTTTGCTTTTTTAAAGTTGAATCTTGCACTCTGCAATATCTGTGCTGGGCCAGGATAGAAAAAAGCCCCTCACCGGATTGGTGAAGGGGCAGGTGTTGTCTGACTTGAGTCACGCAAGCGGGAGGAAACATCGTGTTTAAGAGTGGTAGCGCACACCGCGATAGGTCATTTCGTTACTGGGCTGGTGGCGTGGGCTGACGGTATATTGCTTGCGGTGATAAGGCTTACCGAGGAAGGTGGCGGTTTCGCGAGTCTCGACAGCGTCAACCGCAGGCGTGGACGCTTCGTAGGACTGGCCGAGGAAAGCAAGTTTCATGGTGAGGGCTCCGTAGTGGGGGCGTTGTTATGGATAGAAACAGCCCCTTTCGGAACACTTCCTGGCATAAAAGTGTGTCCCTTCTCACAGGGGAGTGTGATAGAGCGCTCAGCATTAAAAAGCCTCCCCAGACTGTCGCGGCTGAGGAGGCTTCACCTTTCATTCAGGAGACCATCTGGTGATGGCGCTTATAGAATGCCCAAATGCTGGGGGCGGATGGGTGCGGCGGAAAGTTAAGCGGTGAGGTGTTCGTTGAGGCCATCAATGGCGGCATCAATGCCAGCGGCGGCGGTCTCTAAGTGGACATCCTGGTGGCCTTCGCTC is from Leptolyngbya iicbica LK and encodes:
- a CDS encoding DUF4278 domain-containing protein, giving the protein MKLAFLGQSYEASTPAVDAVETRETATFLGKPYHRKQYTVSPRHQPSNEMTYRGVRYHS